The Pirellulales bacterium DNA segment CGCTCAGCGAAGCCATTGGCTCATTGGCCGCCTCAGCCACGGACACCATCACGATCGTGGTCACGGTCGGCAGCTCCTTGGCCGGGACAACCGTGACCAACACTGCCAGCGTCTCCGCCACGAATTTCAACGGCGGCGTGGCGATCACCTCCGCGTTCCCGATCACCGTCAGCACGACCACCGTCGTCACCGGCGTCGGGTTCTTGTCCGGCGTGCCGGGCGACGGAACGGAGCAGACGTTCGTGCGGAACCTCTATCGCGAGTTGTTGGGCCGCGAGCCCGACTCCTCCGGCGAGGCCTTCTGGCTCTCTTACCTCAGCGCGCACGACAACGCCGCGGGTCGGCAGCAGGTGATTCAGGCCTTCATGAACTCGCCCGAGTATGCGATCCACTACATCACGACCGCATACAACGTCATTCTGCACCGCGCGCCGGATGCCGGCGGTTTGGCCTTCTGGACCGGCAAGATGGGTCAGCCGGGCACGCCGGGGCAGAACGCCGGCAGCGCCGATGAAAAGTTCATCATCGCCGCGCTGTACGGTTCGGACGAGTTCTACCTCGACTCGGGCAGCACGCCCCAAGGCTGGATCAACGCCCTTTATATGGACATCTTGGGACGCCCGGCTGACGGCGGCGGCCTGACGTTCTGGACGAACGAGCTCAAGACCCGCGGTGCCGGCGACCGCGACGGCATCGTCCGCGATTTGCTGACCACGAAAGAAGCCGCGCACGACCTGCTCGACAGCTTCTATCCGGCGGCGGGCGGCACGGCCAGCACGCCGTTGACCGCGCCGGGCACGACGGCCGGCACTGGAATGACCGAGCTGGCGCTGCTCACCGGCGCCGGTTGGGAAAACCTCTATCTGGAGGGAGCGTATGGCAGCTCGCCGCAGGGCAACGACGGCTTCTTCGCTTCGCTGGCGGGCAACGGAAACTGGGACGACATCCAGTTGCTGATCCTCGAAAGCGGCCAGTTCTACAGCAACGCCAACCGGCCCGTCACGTCGTAGCGCGTGCCGAGCAGTGTTGGAGAGGTAATTCGAGCAACGCCCGCGGGCCGCTCATGGTGGCCCGCGGGCGGTTTTATGCGCTCGCGCTTTGTCAGCGGTCTACCGCTTGAGGATTTGTTGCACCACCGCCGCCAGCCGTCGACCGCCCAGGGCCGCTTGGCGGTGGGCGACGTCGCGGGCCGTGGCCGCATAACCGGCCGGTAAGACGGGCACCTCATGCACGTCCACTTCTTTGCGTTCGACCAGGCGGTAATCGACGATCGGCAACCGGCCGTTGAGATAGGCGAATTCCACCGCCGCCTGATAGCTCTCATCGGCCCACGATTGCACCGTCTCGTGGCTGCGGAAGCGGGCGGCCAGGTCGCGGTCCGATTCCGCGCCGGCTTCGATGCGCTTGGCCAGCTCTTCCAAAGCCCGCGCGTGCGTATTGGTGCCCAATAAGTGGTCCCAGAACGTGTGCAGCGGCTCGGCGCGCTTGTGCGGATTGATCGCCACAAGATTGCCCCCCTCGTCTCCCTTGGGCGGCGGAAAGCGCCGCGAAACCAGACTGGCGCAGTGCAGCGGTTGGTGAATGTCGCCCACCAAGTGCAGCACCCAGCAGAAGTGGATCGCCTGCTCCTGCGGACCGCCTTCACCGCTGTTCAGCGATTCCCAGGCCTCGTTCAAGGCGGTGATCACGTTGGGCGCCTCCGGCCGCAAATCGGCCGCGGCAAACTCGCGGGCTTGCTCCGGCGCCACGAAAGGAAGATTGATGTAATGCCAGTTCGCATGATGATACGCGGCCAAATCGCGCTCGTGGTGTTCGCGGCTCTCGCGGACCCAGTCGGGCCAGGTCGCCGCCCGCAGAAAGGCCCACTCGTCGATCGGCACATCGTCGGGCCGCTGCTGCGTGAGATACCGCGCATAGTGTGGATGGGCGGCGAGTAATCGGTGGGCGGCCTGCCGTTGCGCCGGGTCGAGCCGCTTCCAAGCCAGCAAGGCGACGGCCATGTGGCCGGTGCTGTTCCAGCCTGAGGCCGGAGCGGCACACGCACAAACCATGAAAAGCAACAGGGCGATTCGAGCGAGCTTCATAAGGCGTACCTGAGGGTTTGTTTATTGAACGAGGCCGGCATTTTAGCGATGGGAGCCAATTCGGGATGCGCCGACCGACTGGCCTGTTTTTTGCACGAAAGTGAGGCCGGGCGTGCGGGTGGTTATCTTTTTAAGGGAGGTGCAGCGGCATGGGAACTCGATTTGGGATTCAGGCGGCGGTCCGGCGGACTTCTCTGGTCGCCGCGATTTCTGTGTTCGCGGCGGCGTCGGCCCTCGGTCAGGCGGACCGTGGTCCCAGCGACTTTTTTGACCGCGACCAGTATGGCCATCGCTATCGCGACCAGGTGTTCGACGACGACCGCAGTTACAGCGAGGCCTATCCCTATGTGCCGGAGACGCGGCGGCGGTCTGGGCCGCCGCGCGAAGAGGCGCCGCCGCCGCGTGCGCGGCGCCGGCCCCGATATCGTGACGACGGGGTCATTCGCAACGACTATGCCGGCGCGCCGGTCTACCGGCATTACTACGGCGGCGTTGACCGGTACGATTCGCCCGGCTACCTCGACCAGGCCGGCCGGGCCAGCGCCTTGGCGAACGGCTATTCGCGCCGCGGCGTAGAAGAATTCCACGATGGGTACGGCCGCGGCGTTCGGACCAACGACGTCTATCCGTTGCAGCGCGACGTCGATCCGCGCCGCTATCGCGGTCGCGACCTGAACGGTTCGATCTCGGCCGACGACGTAGATTCGTCGGGTGCTAGCGACATCGAAGACTTCGTCCGCTCGGAGCTCTCGGTGCGTCCCGGCGCGAACCTGCGCGTGTCGAGCACGGGCACGTACACCTTCAGGAACTATCTGGACCAAGGCAACCAGGTTCACGCCCGGTTCCGGCAGCCGATTCACAAACGTTGGGAATACGGGCGCGGCCCTTGATGGGGAACTTGGACGTAAGGTTGGCCGGCGAGCTTGCCCCACCTTACGCCTTGCAGCTACGGCTTACGGATCAGCAGGTAGAGCGTGGGCTGCAGGAAGCCGCGATGGAGATCCGCGCAGAGCTCGGCGAGAAAGCGCTCGAACCGGCAGTCGCGTGACAGCCTCCATTGCAGCCGCAGGGCCAAGTCGCGCTGGCGATAGAAGAGCGGCATGCTGCTGACGACATTCAGATTTCGTGAAGGTCCCAGTGCCAGATCGAATTCGTGAAAGCTCACTCCCCGGCCCGCCCGACAGAGCGCCAACGGCCGGTTTTCCGCGCCGCCGATTTGTTCTCGGACGTCGTCACGGGGACTGAAGCGCACATAGTCGGCCGCCAGCTCGTCGGAGAGCCAGAGGAAGAAGTTCAGGTGGGCCGTGTGGTGGTCGTAATACCAGAGACGGTTAGGCGTCTCGATCACGCCCCACAGCCCGCCGGGCGGCAACATTTGCCAAGTTCGGGCCATCGCCGCCATCCGCTCCGGGTGCGTCATGTGCTCCAGCGAGGCGAAAAAAAGGATGAAATCGAAGCGCTGTTCCGCGATCGGTCCGCTCAGTTCGGCGGCATTGGCGGCGAAGAACGTCGCCTCGACGCCATACAGGCGGCAGCGCTCTTCGGCGACGCGGATGGCCCGCGGGTCGAGATCGACCGCCGTCACCCGCGCACCTTGCTCGGCGAGCGCGACGGTGGCGCTGCCCGTGCCGCAGCCGATCTCCAGCACGGCCGCACCATCCAGCGATCGGGCGGCGTCGAGCCACGGAACCACTTGCCGTCGGTTATCGTCGAGCCGGCGAAAGAGATGGTTTTGCAGGTCTTCATCGTCCGCGGCAGCGCCGCCGACGGCTTCCTGCCGGAATTCGAGCAGCCGTTGCCGGAACTTCTCGGTTGCCTCAAGCGAAATGTGGCGTAAGCGGCTGTTCAGATGGGCTGGAATTCGGAAACGAGTGAGGTCACGCGCGGCGCGGAGCGATCGAAAAAACC contains these protein-coding regions:
- a CDS encoding S1/P1 nuclease; protein product: MKLARIALLLFMVCACAAPASGWNSTGHMAVALLAWKRLDPAQRQAAHRLLAAHPHYARYLTQQRPDDVPIDEWAFLRAATWPDWVRESREHHERDLAAYHHANWHYINLPFVAPEQAREFAAADLRPEAPNVITALNEAWESLNSGEGGPQEQAIHFCWVLHLVGDIHQPLHCASLVSRRFPPPKGDEGGNLVAINPHKRAEPLHTFWDHLLGTNTHARALEELAKRIEAGAESDRDLAARFRSHETVQSWADESYQAAVEFAYLNGRLPIVDYRLVERKEVDVHEVPVLPAGYAATARDVAHRQAALGGRRLAAVVQQILKR
- a CDS encoding methyltransferase domain-containing protein — translated: MSRQGWFFRSLRAARDLTRFRIPAHLNSRLRHISLEATEKFRQRLLEFRQEAVGGAAADDEDLQNHLFRRLDDNRRQVVPWLDAARSLDGAAVLEIGCGTGSATVALAEQGARVTAVDLDPRAIRVAEERCRLYGVEATFFAANAAELSGPIAEQRFDFILFFASLEHMTHPERMAAMARTWQMLPPGGLWGVIETPNRLWYYDHHTAHLNFFLWLSDELAADYVRFSPRDDVREQIGGAENRPLALCRAGRGVSFHEFDLALGPSRNLNVVSSMPLFYRQRDLALRLQWRLSRDCRFERFLAELCADLHRGFLQPTLYLLIRKP